Genomic segment of Planctomycetota bacterium:
GGAATGCGGCACGCGCCGGGCGGGCGTCTCGTTCCTCACCGAGGGCGAGCGGGCGCACCTGCCCGTCGCGCTCGCGTCGATGGTCGCGAAGTACACCCGCGAACTCGCGATGCGCCGGTTCAACGCGTTCTGGGGCGAGCGCGCCCGCGCACGCGGCGTCGAACTGCGCCCCACCGCGGGCTATCGCCAGGACGCGCACCGGTGGCTCTCGGATGTCGGCGACCTCATGACCGGCGACGAGCGTGCCCAACTCGTGAGGATCGCGTGAGCACGCCTCCCCACCCGCGGCCGAACGACCCGCGCCCGAACAACCGGCGCTTCCTCGAACTCGCCGCCCGCGCGGGGCTGCGCGGGTTCGGACGTGTCGAGCCCAACCCGATGGTGGGGGCGGTGCTCGTGCGCGACGGCGTTGTGCTCGGCATCGGGCACCACCGGCGGTTCGGGGGCGTGCACGCCGAGCGCGCCGCGATCGACGCCGCCCGCGGGAACGGGCACGACCTCCGCGGCGCGACGCTCTACGTCACCCTCGAGCCCTGCGCCGCCCCGGGACGCAACCCGCCCTGCACCGGGCTCGTGCTCGACGCCGGCATCGCAGAGGTGGTCTACGCGCGCTCCGACCCGCATCCGCAGAAGGGGGGCGGGGCGGCCCTGCTCCGCGACGCGGGCGTCACCGTGCGCCTCTGCACCGATAGCCCGCTCGCGAGCGGGCTCGCCGAGCCGTTCATCAAGCGCACGACCACCGACCAGCCCTGGGTCATCGCCAAGTGGGCGCAGACCATCGACGGGCGCGTCGCCACCCGCAGCGGCGAGAGCAAGTGGATCTCCGGCGAGCGCGCCCGCCGGCGCGTCCACGCCTTGCGCACCCGCGTCGACGCCATCCTCACCGGCAGCGGCACTGTGATCGCCGACGATCCGCAGCTCACGCCGCGCAACGTGACGGTCGTGCGCCGGCCCGTCCGCGTCGTCGCCGACACCGACCTCGACATCCCGGCGCACAGCGCGCTCGTCCGCACGGCCCGCGAGACGCCCACCTGCATCCTGTGCGATCGCGAGCTGCTCACCGCGTCCATCGCCGCCCGCGTCCGGGGCGACCTTCAGGACGCCGGCGTGCGACTCATCGGCGTCCGCGCGTCGGCCAACGGGCGCGGCATCGACCTGCGCGACGCGCTCGCCGCCCTGCGGCGCGAAATGAACGTCTCCACCGTGCTCGTCGAGGCCGGCCCCGGCCTCGTCGGGGGCCTCATCGACGCCGACCTCGTCGACGAGGCGGTCGTGTACATCGCGCCGCTGCTGCTGGGCGACGAACTCGCCCGCGCCGTCGCGGTGGGGCGCGTCGCCGAGTCGCTCAGCGCCGCCCGGCGCCTCACGCTGTGGCGATCGAAGGTGGTGGGGGGCGACGTCGAACTCACCTACCGCCGGGACGTCCCGCCGCGCGACCACCGCACGAGCCCGTCCTGAACGACGCCCCGCATCGGGCGCGCCTCGCCGCCCGCGATCAGCACCGTGCCGGGCGATGCGTACGCCGCCTTCACCGAGGCCAGCGCGATCGGCTCGGCCGAGCGCATCGGCGACAGGCACGAACTCGACACCGCGCCCACGACCTCGGCGGGCGAGGCCTCGGGCGCGAGCGTGGCGCCCGACTCGGCCAGCACCGGCGGCTCGTCCTCGCCGGCGAGCACCCGCTCGAACACGATCGAGACCAGCGCCTGCTTCAGCGCCTTGCGCGCGTGCATCCGCGCGACGACCTCCTGCCCCAGATAGCACCCCTTCGTGAACGACACGCGATCGCCCAGCACGCCGGTCTCCGCGGGCAGGCTCTCGGGCCCGAAGTCGATGTTGTACACCGGCGTCCCGCCCTCGATGCGCGCGATGTTCCACGCGTGCCACCCCGCGGCACGGGGACGTCCGGCGGAAGACGCGAGCAGCGCCGCGTACGCCGCGGGCGCACCGGCGACCGGCGCGATCATCTCGAACCCCGGGTCGCCGGTCGTGTCCTCGCGGAACACCAGCACGTTCACCCCACCGATCGGCACCTCCGCGCAGCGATCCGGGAGCAGGTCGGCCTCGCCCAGCACGCGCGCCGCCTCCGGGCCGTGCACGCTCATGCGGTGCGTCGCATCCGAGACATCCGTGATCGTCACGTCCTCGGCGATGACGTAGTGCGACAGCGTCTCGACCACGCGGCGTGCCGCGAGCACATCGACCTCCAGCAGCACCCGGTCCTCGCGCACCAGCACGCGCAGGTCGGCGTCGACGCGCCCCTTCTTGTTCAGCCAGAAACTCCGGCGCACGTCCCCGGTCGAGACCCCCGCGAGCTCCTGCGTCAGCATCCGGTTCAGGAACTCGAGCCGGTCGCCCCCGCGCACCTCCACCACGCCCCGCTGCGGGCAGTCGAGCACCACCGCGTGCTTGCGCAGCCACGCGTACTCGATCTCGACGGCGTCCCACGCCGCCGCCACGTCCGCGCCGTCGTCCCCGCCGTAGCGAAGAACCAGCGCGGGCGCGGGCGGCGTGGCGAGGATCGGGCTCGGTCGGGCCATGGCTCAGGGTACCCGTACCATCGGGCGTGCCCAGTTCACCAGTCCCCGAATGGCGCCTCTCGCCGTCCCGCACCCTCGTGCTCGACCGCCCGCGCCTGCTGGGGATCCTGAACGCGACGCCCGACAGTTTCGCCGACGGCGGGCGACACGACGACCCGATCGCCGCCCGAGATCACGCCGCCCGGATGCTCGCCGACGGCGCCGACGCGATCGACCTCGGAGGCGAATCCACGCGTCCCGGGGCGGCGTCGGTGCCGGTGGATGAGCAGATCCGGCGCGTCGTGCCGGTGGTGCGCGCGATCCGCGCCCTCGCCGGCGACGCCGGACGCGTGCCCATCACGATCGACACCACGCGCGCCCCCGTCGCGCGGGCGGCTCTCGACGCCGGGGCCGACACCGTCAACGACGTCTCCGCCGGCGCCGACGACCCCGACATGCTCCCGCTGGTGG
This window contains:
- the ribD gene encoding bifunctional diaminohydroxyphosphoribosylaminopyrimidine deaminase/5-amino-6-(5-phosphoribosylamino)uracil reductase RibD, coding for MSTPPHPRPNDPRPNNRRFLELAARAGLRGFGRVEPNPMVGAVLVRDGVVLGIGHHRRFGGVHAERAAIDAARGNGHDLRGATLYVTLEPCAAPGRNPPCTGLVLDAGIAEVVYARSDPHPQKGGGAALLRDAGVTVRLCTDSPLASGLAEPFIKRTTTDQPWVIAKWAQTIDGRVATRSGESKWISGERARRRVHALRTRVDAILTGSGTVIADDPQLTPRNVTVVRRPVRVVADTDLDIPAHSALVRTARETPTCILCDRELLTASIAARVRGDLQDAGVRLIGVRASANGRGIDLRDALAALRREMNVSTVLVEAGPGLVGGLIDADLVDEAVVYIAPLLLGDELARAVAVGRVAESLSAARRLTLWRSKVVGGDVELTYRRDVPPRDHRTSPS